In Salvelinus namaycush isolate Seneca chromosome 16, SaNama_1.0, whole genome shotgun sequence, the sequence TCTGCAGCCAGTCACGGTGGCCATGGCCTTTGTGTACTTTGAGAAGCTGGTGCTGCAGGGCCGCCTGAACAAGCAAAACAGGAAGCTGGTGTCTGCTGCCTGCGTCCTGCTGGCAGCCAAGATCAGCAGTGATCTGAAGAAGCAGGAGGTCCGACAGCTGATTGACGTGAGTGACGTAAATTCTTACatgtacattttagtaatttcTTACATGTACTTTTGCTCACAGGATAACTAAGTTTGTTTTCTATTAATTGTTAGTGATCATAGTTAGATTCTTAGCCATCTTAacactacacccccccccccccccccccccccccccgtccatgTTTGAGCAGAAGCTGGAGGAGCGTTTTCGTATAAACCGGCGGGAGTTGATTCCATTGGAGTTCCCTGTCCTGGTTGCCTTGGAGATGGGGCTCTACCTCCCTGACAGCAAGGTCATGCCGCACTACCGCAGGCTGGTGCAGCAGGGCTAGGCTGGAGCCTGGAGGTGGCCTGAATCACTGGCCTGGGGCCAGTTTGGATATTTAAGTCCTGAGGATATTGATTGGAAATGCTGATCCTGGATCATCACCTGGAGGGAGGCATTTTCTTCCCTAGAATATGTTTAGGTATAGCAGGTCAGCCCAGCTGACGTGTCCCTTATTCAAATTGGGGGGGGGAAATGGTTTAGGTGCTCAATATTTATTTTGAATTTTTCTTTATCATGATATGACGGATTAAGAGTGTTTTCCGCAAAGATATTGGACTGATTTTTCTTTGTTTTGATTCTTATTGCGTTCGCTTGTACCAAACTTCTTTCTGTGGTGTGTATTGCATTCtgatcaatatatatattttttaaaccatgTTTATTTGTACAAACAGTACAAGTTAAATATTTATTGAAAAATAGCTCAAACTGGGTGTGGGGTAGCATCCCAATGGGGGTGTCTTTAAGTACACACAGAGAGGAGGCTTTGATGTTGATGGTTGTCATATCAGTTTGAAATAATTTAATTTACTGTCCAAAGGTGCAGAAAAGTCGTTTTTATGTGTAAATTGTGCCTGGTGTTATCTTTGTTCATGTATAGCTCAAatcagtttatttgtcacgtacacTGATTTGCAGATGTtttcgcaggtgcagcgaaatgcttgtttctagctccaacagtgcagtaatgtctagcaaaacaacacacacgtacagtaccagtcaaaagtttagacacacctactcattcaaagatttttatttatttttactattttctacattgtagaataatagtgaagaagtcaaaactatggaatcatgtagtaaccaaaaaaagtgtttaacaaatcaaattatatttgagattcttcaaagtagccacccgttgataacagctttgcacactcttggcattctctcaaccagcttcacttttccaatggtcttgaaggagttcccacatatgctgagaattTGTTGGCTCCTTTTCCtacactctgtggtccaactcatcccaaaccatctcaattgggttggttggatgattgtggaggccaggtcatctgatgcatcactccatcactctccttcttggtcaaatagcccttacacggtCTGGAagtgtattgggtcattgtcctgttgaaagacaaatgattgtcccactaagtgcaaaccagatgggatggcgtatcgctgcagaatgctgtggtagccatgctggttaagtgtgccttgaattctaaataaatcactgacagtgtcaccagcaaagcaccaccttCATGCTTCAAGATGGGAACCAcccatgcagagatcatctgttcacctactctgtgacAAAGACACTGCATTTTgaacccaaaatctcaaatttgagaaggacagatttccacctgtctaatgtccattgcgcatgtttcttggcccaagcaagtctcttctcattggtgtcctgtagtagtggtttcattgcagcaatttgaccatggcctgattcacgcagtctcctctgaacagatcatgttgtgtctgttacttgaactgtgaACCATTtttttggactgcaatttctgaggctggtaactctaatgaacttatcctctgcagcagaggtaactctgggtcttcctttcacgtggcggtcctcatgagagccagttttgtcatagcgcttgatggtttttgcgactgcacttgaagaaactttcaaagttcttaaaattgtacggattgactgaccttcatgtcttaaagtaatggactgtcgtttctctttgcttatttgagttgttcttgccataatatagactttgtattttaccagatagggctattttctgtataccacccctttaTTGTCACACTACAACTGACTGGTGCAAACACATTAAGgagtaaagaaattccacaaattcacttttaacaatgcacacgtgttaattgaaatgcattccaggtgactacctcatgaagctggttgagagaatgccaagagtgtgcaaagctgtcatcaaggaaaagtgtggctgctttgaagaatctcatctcaaatatattttgaattgtttaacactttttttggttaataaatgattccatatgtgttgtttcatagttttgaaggtcttcactattattctacaattgaatgagtaggtgtgtccaatcttttgactggtactatttATATCTCAGAATGtgcgtacatacatacatacatacatactggacaaaaatataaacgcaacatgtaaagtgttggtcccatgtttcatgagatgaaataaaagatcccaggaaTGTTCgttatgcacaaaaagcttatttctctcaaatgttgtgcacattgttttacatccctgttgtgAGTCCGGTTGGCTGTACTACCAAATTCTTtcaaatgacattggaggtggcttatggtagaagttaacatgaaattctctggcaacagctctggtggatattcctgcagtcagcgagccaattgcatgctccctcaacttgagacatctttggtattgtgttgtgacaactgcacatttttagtggccttttattgtccccagcacaaggtgcccctgtgtaatgatcatgctctttagtcagcttcttgagaatgccaaacctgtcaggtggatggattatcttggtaacgtggaaatgctcactaacagggatgtaaacaaatttgtgcactaacgttgagagaaataagctttttgtgcatatggaaaatgactgggatcttttatttcatctcatgaaacataGGCCCACACTTTACATGTGTGTGCGCACACTCGCTAGCTTGTTGATATGACTATTTCTTCACTTGCTGTGAAAATGACACATCAATCATTGGTCTTAAAGTCTTAATATGATTGTTTGTGTTATTGAGGGAGGGAGTTATGGGCTGGCCAGAGTGCCACTTTAAACTACACTGTAGAAGCATCAGCCATTCCATTGTTTTATGGTATCATTTGTTTAGAACTTGTGGTTTTGTACAGCTTGGATGTTTTTGTATTTACCTTCTTGGGTTGGCACTGTAGCTGCTTTTAACTTAATTTTGTACACTTTAAATCCACACTCACTGTGCAAACCACTGCCTATTTGCTGGCTGGAAACGTGTTGGCAGTGTCGATCTAGACCACAAATGACTTTTCTTCTGTGACGGTTGTTAAATCAAACTTCCTATCATTACTTGGTTGCTGTTCTGTCAACATCCAGGGATAGGATTTGCAATAAGTATTCTTACCCTATTGTTCAATGTGCTGGATCATCCACCAGCCAGTTGTCATATTTTTAAGTTCTCAGGAAATATCTTTGAaataaagcccccccccccccccccatggatcTGGGATCATGGGATTTATCAAACAAACAAAAGGAGATCTCTGGAATGAGTGCAGGTAGAAAGCAGTTATTTGTGTGTGAAATGTCCTAAAGTTACATTTATTTAGCTATTTTACAGTATTTCTCGTGTATTTATTTTCATCAGTGTTGGCTCATGCCACTCAACATACAGTAAGAAGTGCCTAAAACCAGTTTAATAATGATCTGTCCTATCCAGATGTTATTCCCTCTTATTTCACTTGTTTTGTTGCTGTTGAGTGTTCCACCGCACCTGTGAAAAATCATGGAAAATTGCAGACTGCTTAATGTATCTTAGTATCTGGACAGATCTAGTGTTATGTGAATCTCATTGTGTGTGATCTTGGAGAAAACGTTTTGTACAGTAACATGGAGAATTGCTCATTTCTGCTGTGGTGTGAATTGGTCtctgttttgcaaatgtatgctTAAATTACCTCATGTCATTTGTTTAGAATGTGAAAATGTTGTGCTTTATGGATGGTGTCAATTTTGTAAAAGTAGTGTGAAATTATGAAATGTTTTTTTCTGACCATGTGACTGGAGTTTGTTTATTTGTCAGGAAGCTACAGGTCACAGATTGGCACATGCAGCTGTCACTTGTCTACCAAGTCCTAACCAGCCGCAGTAATCTGGTTCGCAATATATCAGGGAAAACATTTCATGTTATGTTGATTCAAGCTCTGAGGATGTACATAATTAATTTGTTATAAATGAACAGGAGAGGTTAGGAGCTCTATTCGATGTGTCGCTGAAGCATGAGAGATTGAATAGAGCCTTGCGTGTCTTACGTgcctttttttcttattttttaaaaaATATCTCTATTCTGAGTACATGTACAGAGGTAAATGGTCCACAGCTTCAGTGCTCTGAACAACATCACAACCAGTAAATaatttaaataaaatacattaagTTAAACAGAACTAACAGAGGGTCCTAATCCAAACTCATATCTTCATCCTTTTTGTCTTTGGCGTCATCCTCATGGTCAGACTTGCTGTCTGTCTCCATGGCTTTAGCAAAAGCCTCAACGTCTGGAATAGAGGAAAGTTCCATTTCACTCATGATACGAAACAGCAGGAAATAACCTTAATGTTATGGAAATCCTTATTAAAATTGGTAGACACTGTCAATGTTATGTAGGAATGTCTGCACAGGCAGGAGACTGCATGCTTGTGTTCTCTTTAAACAATGGAACGTACAGACAAACAAGGCCCCTGTGTTTACGTTCATGTATTGTACGCAGATACAGGACACTGACCTCCTTTGTTAGCTGCGTCCACAGCTTCTGTTGGCAGACCAAACTGGTTCATTAAAGGCCCCAACTGCCCCGACGCCAGGGCACTGCTGAACAGACTCATGGCCTACAGAGAGAATAATCCCTGCTTTACATCGTACACGCAGTAGTAAACCAAATGTGTCACTCAAGCGGTAGCTAAAAGAAAAGCAACCAAGATCACGTCTATCCATACTAATAGTGTACTGAGAGAACACTGCTACACAGTCTGACAACTGATGCTCTAGTGTACTCTACACAGAAAGAGAGCACTGCTCAACACACTCTGAGCAGTGTGTTATACCTGCTGAAACTGTGGagaggtgagtgtgttgtggagCTCGTCGGTGCTCTGAGGCAGGGACTCTCCTGACGGCAGAAAGGGCAGCAGCCTCTCCTGGACCTCAGCATTGGCCAGAATAGGAGCCATGATCTCAGGGGTCACAACACTGGCCAGGTCCACTGTAGTGAGAACAAACAGTCAGTCATTCATATTTCATACAGACAGACGCACATACGGAGGGCTAGATCATGGATCTACTGCCGCAAGGTTTTTTATTTAACTGGTAACAGCATGACTAAAGTTCCTTATTTCCACTGTAAAATTATTCAAAAGACTCTTATTTGCTCTTTCTGTTCTAAACTGTTGTGCGCTGCTCTATAATTTATATGTTTAGTCCCTCACCTCCCTGCCCAGCCGCAGGTACGTTCATGGTTGCTAGGATACTCTGCAGGTCACTCAGCTGGATGGGCTGGGTGGGGCTGGCTGCCCCAGCTGCGATGGAGGGGGCAACCGGGATGGTAGGTGAGGCCATGGGTGACGCTGCACTGGTGGCAGACGGGGTGATGGGTGTGGTTGGCACCTGGGAGGAGCCCAGCCGGGTGGCAGCCGAGGTAGAGGTGGGGGTGACAGCAGGAGATTGAGATGGACTGAGagggaacagaaagagagaaactaAATTGTAATAAATGTAGAATAAGCCATCTGTAAAAGTTGGTTAATAAGTAGTAAATGTGTAGTCTGACCTGGAGAGAAAGTGTATAAATGTACAAAATGATTTAATGTATTAGTGAAGTGACTCCGTAGGCTTATGGTACCTTGAAGAGGAGTTGCCGGCTGCAGGACCTCCACTACTGAGCAGGCTGGCCAGGcctggtccagccagagccccaAGAcctcctacagacagacaggtggacacATTCAGACATGTTGCAATTAATGACAACCCAATAAAGTCAGGTATTCCAGTCCAAAACACATTCTTAGTCAAGCCAGCTGTCAGCTGTTGTAAGCACATTGCTACGTGGGGTAAGAATATTACTGTACAGAGTACTTTGCAGACCGCCAAGCCTTACCAAGACCACCTAGTCCAGTTGGTCCAATGAGCTGCATGAGCTGGTTGTGACTCATGTTACCGAGCAGACTCTGCAGTCCACCCTCACCTAGGACAGGAGGAAGAATGCAAAATGTTCAGAACGGATCAACACATCATAAGGAGAGGCTGAGTGGGAAAGGAACTATCATCTCTGAGAATGCACTGCTAAAAAAAATTGCCGTCTTCCTGTGTCAACATGCCACAGTACCTTTGCTctctgtttgtgagtgtgtgcacTGTGCCGTGCACCCTTCCTGAATCCTTACCCCCCAGAGCAGACAGTTCATGCCCGCTGTTGCCTCCACTGCCAAGGGCCCCAGGCATGGGAGGGTTGTTCAGATACTCATTCACTTTACGACAGTACTCCTCATCCTTTTCAGTTTTGGGCTCCTACAACAGGGAAATATAAATAAGTGTATTACATCAGGAACTTATTTTCTCATACAATCAGCTGCTGATAACATTGCCTTCCTCTGCAGAGAAATATACAAAGGAGGCAGAGTGATATAAAATAAACAAAAGAGGCAGGGGTGTGGATTACGTAACGTTAATATCTTTAAATTGCCATACACACCTGCATCCAGAAGAACAGCCTCTTGGAGCCAGCCTTGAACTTCAGTACAAACACCCGACCAGTAGTGCACTGGTTCACTCTCTTGAACTCACAATCATCTGGGAAGATGATCAGGTCCTGAACAGGGACAACCATATTCATCACAAGGGTTAGTTAGCCATGACAACacaaaggatagagagagaaagagagagatggtgtaAGAGAATATGGTGGCGCAGTTTCAGCACCAACAGAAAAGTGCCACTGACATCGTCCACGTTTCCAGAGGTCCGATCCTTCCAACAGAAATGAATGAGGGAGTCGTCGGTTTGCTGAACATAGACTTGTCCCTTGCGCTTGTCTGGAGTCACCGTGCTACCCTTCATGGTCATCTTCCCGGCCCGAAACTCAACCAGGAATTTGCTAGAGGAGCCGCGGGACCCCGACACCAGACTGGGAAACAGAGCTCCCGACATGATGATGATCTGGCGTTGTGCAAATAGGAGCGAGATTATGACAAACAGTGACAAACGTTGGCTTGCAGTTTACGGCTAACTGCTAGCCAACCGTTACGATAGCCTACCGTTACtccgttagctaacgttagccagtgagTCAGGTAACGACGTTACCGAATTTAGCTACCTATGTAAACGATGGAGCAATCGAACCTTAAATTGCATTATTATCCTGAATTCAAAACGTAGCTACTCTCTTAGCTAATAGAGGCAATAAATATAACACCAACTTACATTTCACTTTGAGATCGAAGATGCGAGATGGCCTTGGAATCAGATTGCACCAGTAGCTACTAGAGACTAGTAGCATTCTGCCAGCAGCACAAACGATAACATCACGTTCTTgtggtaatgaggaaaccttcAAAATAAATCCCTGCATTTCAAAACATTGCAATGAGGATTACTCAATCAAAAGGTATTGAATTCTAATTAGTGGCCACTTGTATTGTGCCAACAAGAAAAGTCAATGAGTAATTTATAAAAACGAATAAAATTgttttttattaaaaaataagACCAATAATGAAATAATACATTGTTGACACTGGTATGTTCAGAATGTTGGGCTGTAGATAGAAAACTGTTATACCTATCTCAGCTAAAGTGGGGTGGAAAACACTCAGTTGGGTCTCTACTAACCAAATATGGTTGGTTTTTGAGGGGGATGTGTCACACGGCCTGCTGCTGGCTTTTCACACAGCCCCCAATGCATTACACTGTAATAGACTGCACATGGGATACATATTGGCTTGTAGAGAAAAAACTTTTCAGTAGGGTCTCTACTGATCAAATATGTGTAGTTTCTTTGGGGGGGACTGTGTCATACATATCCAACAACACCgttctccacctccaccacatAGCCCTCAATGCCATAAACTGTAATAGACTGTACATGGGACACCCTACTGAGTATTTTCCACCCTACTTTAGCTGAGACAGGTAAAGTTTTTTCTCTACATGCCAATAAGTATCCCATATAACAAGTATTGCATTGCGGTAAATGGAGTGGGTGGAGTAAGGAGGTCCCCACCACTCTGTATTAAACCTGCTGCTCAGCACAAGATACCAATTTAGGTTTAGCAGACTGTtgagtagttccaaaaacatatatttgtattttattgaaAGTGTATTTCTTTAAATATAGCCTACACAATACCTTTCAACATACCAGCATTTGTGTAAACTTTCAAAAGAAATGCTGGCataaataatacaatataaaaaaTTGAATTTGTCAAATTATCCATGAATTTGTGGTTGCAGTTCTGTGAAAAACAGTTGTACTGCACTAGAGTACTAAAAAAAACTATTTCCAAAGTTCAGCATGTCTGCAAGAAATCTTTATTTTGAAGAAGGAAAATCTGTGATCGTGCTGCCAGCATAATATCCTGCTGCTGTGCTGCCAGCATAATATCCTGCTGCTAGGAGAACGGCCATCTACTAGAGCAGAAAACAATCTGACAGGAGGGTGGAACAAAACTTTTCTGAAAAAGATTATTGTGATTGGCTGACTACCACCATTGCATGGCTGTGATTGGTTAGAACATGCGTCAATGTTACACCTTTAAACGatacaaaatgttttgctttttgTGCTGTTCGGCCAGAtatagaatataataactttattttACTGTACATTCACATTTTCTAGACTGTATATTCGAAAGTGAAATGAAAATGACATCTTCTTTTGACATCATTAACAAACACAAAATTCTCAATTATGGGTCCTGATACTTTATTTCATAAATGTTGCTTCTTTGCAAATGACCAGTGTACAGTAAGAACATCACAATATAGTAGAGTAAGGCGTGTTTCTGTAACCTGGCGATCGATGTGTGTAATAATTCGCAAAAGCTCTGTACAAGTGCAGGAAAACAACTGAAACAATAGTATACATGCCGGTACATTGACTAGGACTGACATGTATacatttcaatcaatcaatcaaatgtatttataaagcccttcttacatcagctgatgtcacaaagtgttgtactgaaacccagcctaaaaccccaaacagcaagcaatgcaggtgtagaagcaggtGTAGAGGAAAAGCTCCCTagtgttgtcttaagggtaaaaaatgctaaaaaatgtgtttacacctatgcaatacctttagcaataataataataataataataaacctttactttagtaaagaaaacaattatgacaggtgtgttgtaattaaaacgagtggtgtccactgattgtgcattgtgaagagggaaaacccagatattcaccaagtttgtgatgaatgacagattgtttcttcatgcaaaatagatttgggttttaaaattcaattaagctgctttatttgaggggtttagtgaaggcgggtcattttttacccttaggacaaggggagtatacagaatgttaagactacacatggacaaaagtatgtggctcgtcgaacatctcattccaaaaacctggccattaatatggagttgatttcccctttgctgctataacgcagttgtaaatgacaacttgttctcaactggcctacctggttaaataatggtgaaataataatattttttttaaataacagcctccactcttctgggaaggctttccactagatgttgaaacattgctgtggggacttggttccattcagccaagagcattagtgaggtcgggcactaatgttgggtgattaggcctggctcgtagtcggcgttccaattcatcccaaaggcatTCGatgtcaagttctttcacaccaatctcgacaaaccattgtGCACGGGGGCtttgttgctacaaagttggaagcacagaatagtctagaatgtcattatatgctgtagcattaagatttcccttcattggaactaaggggccgagTCCAAAccaagaaaaacagccccagaccattactcctctaccaaactttacagttggcactttgcattcgggcaggtagtgttt encodes:
- the LOC120061136 gene encoding proteasomal ubiquitin receptor ADRM1-like; the protein is MSGALFPSLVSGSRGSSSKFLVEFRAGKMTMKGSTVTPDKRKGQVYVQQTDDSLIHFCWKDRTSGNVDDDLIIFPDDCEFKRVNQCTTGRVFVLKFKAGSKRLFFWMQEPKTEKDEEYCRKVNEYLNNPPMPGALGSGGNSGHELSALGGEGGLQSLLGNMSHNQLMQLIGPTGLGGLGGLGALAGPGLASLLSSGGPAAGNSSSSPSQSPAVTPTSTSAATRLGSSQVPTTPITPSATSAASPMASPTIPVAPSIAAGAASPTQPIQLSDLQSILATMNVPAAGQGVDLASVVTPEIMAPILANAEVQERLLPFLPSGESLPQSTDELHNTLTSPQFQQAMSLFSSALASGQLGPLMNQFGLPTEAVDAANKGDVEAFAKAMETDSKSDHEDDAKDKKDEDMSLD